In Thermoanaerobaculum aquaticum, a single genomic region encodes these proteins:
- a CDS encoding helicase-related protein has product MLKLEDLRSNAVLRGVLPDRLVTVVHVKWFGSDVVELTYKDPDGRVGNVLLYRDEEHRLELVEQGRPWQFDGDGALFRLLMEAHRIRLAYLFDPLLAVHTSLLEPLPHQITAVYESMLPRQPLRFLLADDPGAGKTIMAGLLIKELLVRGDVQRCLVVCPGSLVEQWQDELYRRFQLPFEIVTNDKLEAARTGNWFLENDLVIARLDKCARDEKVQARLSAPECRWDLVVVDEAHKMSATFFGGEVKYTKRYKLGQLLSSATRHFLLLTATPHNGKEEDFQLFLALLDGDRFEGRFRNGVHQVDISDIMRRVVKEKLVKFDGTPLLPERFAHTVPYKLSDQEAHLYKEVTNYVREEFNRADALEDEKRAGTVGFALTILQRRLASSPEAIYQSLKRRRERLESRLREVELLHRGGAVTISGAFALTLEPDELEDLEDAPDAEVSAKEEEVVDQATAARTIEELRAEIEILKRLERLAQRVRSSGEDRKWQELANLLQELFTPKAGQQVEGGSSTQDANPVRQLASAGQKLVIFTEHRDTLNYLVERISTLLGRHRAVVAIHGGMGREERMKAQEAFLHDPEVRVLVATDAAGEGINLQRAHLMVNYDLPWNPNRLEQRFGRIHRIGQTEPCHLWNLVAIETREGDVYHTLLRKLEEARKALGGKVFDVLGKLQFEGKPLRDLLIEAIRSGERPEVRTRLTRAIDQAFDPARLQDLVEERALVQEIIDSDRLRRIREDMERAAARRLQPHYIESFFLEAFRRLGGSLRQREHRRYEVTHVPAAIRQRDRLIGAREPVLSRYERITFEKDLIALPGQPLAAFVCPGHPLLDAVIDLTLERHRELLRRGAVLVDERDMSDKPRIVFYLEQSLQDASKTRSGEPRVVSRRLLYVELDAEGQARHAGFAPYLDYRPLREDEPSALDILSRPECSWITNDLENRAQEYAVTEVVPEHLEEVRRRRLEWVEKTRAAVKDRLTKEIAYWDHRAQELRLQELAGKPAARLNSEEARRRADDLAARLKKRMAQLELEAQISPLPPVVVGGFVVVPAGLLAKMQSKTLPVSTSPVDTQASAARARAIVMEIERRLGYEPVDREREQLGYDIESRDPRTGRLRFIEVKGRVAGANSITVTRNEILTSLNRPENYILAIVEFLEDNEYRVHYIRRPFGCEPDFGVTSVNYSVSELLARGSPPS; this is encoded by the coding sequence ATGCTTAAACTCGAGGATTTACGGTCAAACGCTGTGTTGCGGGGAGTCTTACCGGACAGGCTTGTCACCGTGGTCCATGTGAAATGGTTTGGGAGCGATGTCGTAGAACTGACCTACAAGGATCCGGATGGGCGCGTTGGGAATGTTCTTCTGTACCGCGATGAGGAACATCGGCTTGAATTGGTAGAGCAGGGCCGCCCGTGGCAGTTTGACGGTGACGGCGCGCTTTTTAGGCTTCTGATGGAGGCCCATCGCATTCGCTTGGCATACTTATTTGACCCTTTGTTAGCTGTTCACACTTCGTTATTGGAGCCCCTTCCGCACCAGATTACGGCCGTATATGAATCAATGCTACCGCGCCAACCCTTGCGCTTTCTCCTCGCCGATGACCCTGGTGCGGGAAAGACCATAATGGCAGGCTTGTTGATAAAGGAGCTTCTCGTTCGAGGCGACGTTCAGCGATGTCTGGTGGTCTGCCCTGGAAGCCTAGTTGAACAATGGCAGGACGAGTTATACCGCCGCTTCCAGCTGCCGTTCGAAATTGTCACCAACGACAAACTCGAAGCTGCGCGCACCGGCAACTGGTTTCTCGAGAACGACCTGGTTATTGCTCGACTTGACAAGTGCGCCAGAGATGAAAAGGTGCAGGCCAGATTGAGTGCGCCGGAGTGCCGGTGGGATTTGGTGGTGGTAGACGAAGCGCACAAAATGTCCGCTACTTTTTTTGGCGGGGAGGTAAAATACACAAAGCGTTACAAGTTGGGCCAGCTTCTTTCTAGCGCAACCAGGCACTTTTTGCTACTGACCGCCACGCCGCACAACGGCAAGGAAGAAGATTTTCAGCTGTTCTTAGCTCTTTTGGACGGGGACCGCTTTGAAGGTCGTTTCCGAAACGGTGTCCACCAGGTGGATATTTCCGACATCATGCGGCGGGTGGTCAAGGAAAAGCTGGTAAAATTCGACGGAACGCCGCTTCTTCCAGAACGCTTTGCCCACACAGTTCCTTATAAACTCTCGGACCAGGAGGCTCACCTTTACAAGGAAGTTACCAACTATGTCCGCGAAGAGTTCAACCGTGCGGACGCCTTAGAAGACGAAAAGCGTGCTGGAACCGTTGGATTTGCCCTCACCATCCTGCAGCGCCGGTTGGCGTCCTCGCCGGAGGCTATTTACCAGTCTCTCAAGCGCCGGCGCGAGCGCTTGGAGAGCCGATTGCGGGAAGTGGAGCTGCTGCACCGCGGGGGCGCCGTAACTATATCTGGCGCTTTCGCACTCACCTTGGAACCGGACGAACTGGAGGATCTTGAAGATGCGCCAGACGCCGAGGTGAGTGCTAAAGAGGAAGAGGTCGTAGATCAGGCAACGGCTGCTCGAACAATTGAAGAGCTTCGAGCGGAGATTGAAATTCTCAAGCGCTTGGAACGTCTGGCTCAAAGGGTTCGCAGCAGTGGCGAGGATCGGAAATGGCAAGAGTTGGCCAATCTCCTGCAGGAGCTTTTTACCCCAAAAGCTGGCCAGCAGGTGGAAGGGGGTTCTTCAACTCAGGATGCCAATCCTGTGAGGCAGCTTGCCTCGGCAGGCCAAAAACTCGTGATTTTCACTGAACATCGGGACACCCTCAATTACCTGGTCGAACGCATCTCCACACTGCTGGGGCGGCATCGCGCGGTGGTAGCGATTCATGGTGGCATGGGGCGGGAAGAACGCATGAAGGCCCAAGAGGCTTTTTTACATGATCCCGAGGTGCGGGTCCTTGTAGCTACCGATGCCGCAGGCGAGGGAATCAACCTTCAGCGGGCTCATCTTATGGTGAATTACGATCTTCCCTGGAACCCAAATCGCCTGGAACAGCGTTTCGGTCGGATCCACCGAATCGGCCAGACAGAGCCCTGCCATTTGTGGAACCTCGTAGCCATTGAGACCCGTGAAGGCGACGTCTACCACACGTTACTGCGAAAACTCGAGGAAGCTCGCAAGGCTCTCGGGGGTAAAGTCTTTGATGTCCTGGGGAAACTTCAGTTTGAAGGCAAGCCCCTTCGCGATCTTCTTATTGAGGCCATACGCAGCGGTGAGCGACCCGAGGTGAGAACACGGCTTACTCGCGCCATTGACCAAGCTTTTGACCCGGCGCGTTTGCAAGATCTCGTTGAAGAGCGCGCCTTGGTGCAAGAAATTATTGACTCTGACCGACTCCGCCGAATTCGTGAGGACATGGAGCGTGCTGCGGCACGGCGACTGCAGCCGCACTATATTGAGTCGTTTTTCCTCGAGGCCTTCCGGCGCTTGGGCGGTAGCCTGCGCCAGCGGGAACACCGTCGTTACGAAGTGACCCATGTGCCGGCAGCCATTCGTCAAAGGGACCGGCTCATTGGCGCCCGCGAGCCGGTTCTTTCTCGTTACGAGCGTATAACTTTCGAAAAAGACCTAATTGCTCTGCCGGGTCAGCCGCTTGCTGCATTTGTGTGCCCAGGTCACCCGTTGCTGGACGCGGTCATTGATCTAACTTTAGAGCGTCACCGCGAACTCTTGAGGCGCGGAGCGGTCCTTGTAGACGAGCGAGATATGAGCGACAAACCGCGCATCGTTTTCTACCTTGAACAGTCTTTGCAAGATGCGAGCAAAACTCGCTCTGGAGAACCCCGGGTGGTCTCCCGCCGCCTGCTTTACGTGGAGTTGGATGCTGAAGGTCAGGCGCGTCACGCCGGATTCGCTCCTTATCTGGATTATCGCCCCCTGCGGGAGGACGAGCCTTCTGCCTTGGATATCCTGTCTCGGCCTGAGTGCAGCTGGATCACGAACGATCTGGAAAATCGGGCGCAGGAGTACGCCGTGACTGAGGTGGTGCCAGAGCATCTTGAAGAGGTTCGCCGGCGTCGTCTAGAGTGGGTGGAAAAAACCCGAGCGGCTGTGAAAGACCGTCTCACCAAGGAAATTGCCTACTGGGACCACCGGGCGCAGGAGCTCCGCCTTCAGGAGCTGGCAGGAAAGCCTGCGGCCCGGCTCAACTCCGAAGAGGCCCGGCGTCGAGCTGACGACCTTGCTGCCCGACTCAAAAAGCGCATGGCGCAACTGGAACTTGAAGCCCAGATTTCTCCCCTCCCACCAGTTGTGGTTGGGGGGTTCGTTGTAGTGCCTGCAGGCCTTCTGGCAAAGATGCAGAGCAAGACCTTACCTGTCAGCACGAGCCCCGTGGATACCCAAGCTTCAGCCGCTCGTGCCCGGGCCATTGTGATGGAGATAGAGCGACGGCTGGGTTACGAGCCCGTGGATCGCGAGCGAGAGCAACTCGGCTACGACATAGAAAGCCGTGATCCACGAACCGGGCGTCTGCGGTTTATCGAGGTAAAAGGGAGGGTGGCCGGAGCGAATTCGATTACAGTAACCCGTAACGAAATTCTAACCTCGCTTAACAGACCGGAAAACTACATTCTCGCTATCGTTGAGTTCTTGGAAGATAACGAGTATCGGGTCCATTACATACGCCGGCCTTTTGGGTGCGAGCCAGATTTCGGCGTGACCAGCGTGAATTACAGTGTCAGTGAGCTTCTTGCTCGAGGGAGCCCACCATCATGA